A stretch of Amblyraja radiata isolate CabotCenter1 chromosome 6, sAmbRad1.1.pri, whole genome shotgun sequence DNA encodes these proteins:
- the cln5 gene encoding ceroid-lipofuscinosis neuronal protein 5, which produces MGSELRGFICLWLLLLQVSRADKQQTWPVPYRRYDHRPTPDPFCQPKYPFCPAGSPNGEIPQLKDQDHIEVYRLQTPVWKFKYGDLLGHFHIMHDAIGFRSTLTGKNYTMEWYELFQLGNCSFPHLRPGIAAPFWCNQGAACFFEGIDDLHWKENGSLVKVSEVSGEIFNKMAKWVKEDNRTGIYYETWTVRADPNPGSKTWFESYDCSAFVLRTYHALSKLGAVFKSPIQTNYTRIFLYSGEPTYLGNDSSIFGPHGKKTLAEQINSFYHPFRPPHSAKEFIISLLEIVEKVIVQNTFYLYFNYEYWYLPMKQPYIEITYEEIPLPS; this is translated from the exons ACGCTACGATCATCGGCCCACTCCTGATCCATTCTGTCAGCCCAAATATCCCTTCTGCCCTGCAGGCTCTCCTAATGGGGAGATACCTCAACTGAAAGACCAGGATCACATTGAAGTTTATCGGCTTCAGACTCCAGTCTGGAAGTTCAAATATGGAGATCTTCTGGGACATTTT CATATTATGCATGATGCAATTGGCTTCAGGAGCACCTTGACAGGTAAAAACTACACCATGGAGTGGTATGAACTCTTTCAACTTGGAAACTGCTCTTTTCCACATCTTCGACCCGGCATAGCTGCTCCTTTCTGGTGCAATCAAGGAGCAGCCTGTTTCTTTGAGGGAATAGATGACCTacattggaaagaaaatggatccTTGGTGAAAGTTTCTGAAGTATCTG GTGAAATATTTAACAAAATGGCCAAATGGGTAAAGGAAGACAACAGAACTGGTATATACTACGAGACATGGACTGTTCGAGCTGATCCTAATCCTGGCTCCAAAACATGGTTTGAATCTTATGACTGTTCAGCATTTGTGTTGAGAACTTATCATGCACTGTCAAAATTAggtgctgtctttaagagcccaatacaGACCAATTATACCAGAATATTTCTGTATAGTGGTGAACCTACCTATCTAGGTAATGACAGCTCCATATTTGGGCCACATGGCAAGAAGACATTAGCAGAACAAATTAATTCCTTTTATCATCCATTTAGACCTCCACATTCTGCAAAAGAATTTATAATAAGCCTTTTGGAAATAGTTGAAAAGGTTATAGTACAGAACACTTTTTACCTTTATTTTAATTATGAGTATTGGTACCTACCAATGAAGCAACCTTATATTGAAATAACATATGAAGAAATTCCTTTACCTTCTTAA